One part of the Methylobacterium mesophilicum SR1.6/6 genome encodes these proteins:
- a CDS encoding ABC transporter ATP-binding protein — MESDPLVLTWRAARRLHAAAVALTVGIGAPLCALALLCLRDLIAVLPRDEAPVLPFLRLAVPLPGREFVVAPGVAMRPAELELAAFLCIAACAVILAALGWSVARLCFKAQNRAADTVRNAVLGTILDAPAGARDETRSLARLVGEVLARADRLLAAGIVLPAMTLAALLLALGFAALAAPRLIPAAVVGLGAVGLAYGLVLERARDRQDLRLRSSARAEDNLNDLVRRLPAVRSHGAAALERGRIASRVAAMRTNVARAEARLAYARAPALALAVILPAIAVGTALWRSTGPGAAPVPPVDPAALLAATGAFGLAGWLAAICARLWTVRRAVRPRFRDLARIIAALEGRRARAARTGTALPLPRSGILATEGVGAFDPATGERLTGVDVAFPMPGHVAITGSRGSGARALAAVLAGQVEPTAGAVTYGGTDLRVFDAAERARRIAFAAGEAILMAGSLRQNLLYGTDPAHAPDEIGLIGICRLTGLDGFVYARGLTGRLDPTAQPRLAAAIVAARRTMRQALAAKGAERLVEPFDPDRYNHQANVGENILFGEPVGGAFAPLRFARHPYLRAVLEAEELVRPLTEIGLSVARSTVEIFADLPNDHPLFDAYSLFQAAERGYFEDLVARLPNAASLRRGPAGQRDRTRLIGLALRYSETRHRFGLIDAAFEERLVQARRSFARMLPPHLAGAVEFHDPSRVNPAASLEENLLFGRISLGEANAEPRVRELVRRVLADEGLEASVYGLGLDSRVEIQPGTGALADGTINARERVAIELSRCLAREPDILVVAIAADERKAEGLRDRLARLRQARADRGFIVCLPETGVPEGAEPFDAVVVVENSAVVAPLHMPEEAEPAPVG, encoded by the coding sequence ATGGAATCCGATCCTCTCGTCCTGACCTGGCGTGCCGCTCGGCGTCTTCACGCCGCCGCGGTGGCCCTGACGGTCGGGATCGGCGCCCCGCTCTGCGCGCTGGCGCTGCTGTGCCTGCGCGACCTGATCGCAGTTCTGCCCAGGGACGAGGCGCCCGTGCTGCCGTTCCTGCGCCTCGCCGTGCCGTTGCCCGGCCGGGAGTTCGTCGTCGCACCCGGCGTGGCGATGCGTCCGGCCGAACTCGAACTCGCGGCCTTTCTGTGCATCGCCGCCTGCGCGGTGATTCTGGCAGCGCTCGGCTGGAGCGTGGCGCGCCTGTGTTTCAAGGCCCAGAACCGGGCCGCCGACACGGTCCGCAACGCCGTCCTGGGGACGATCCTCGACGCGCCGGCCGGGGCGCGGGACGAGACCCGCAGCCTCGCCCGGCTCGTCGGCGAGGTGCTGGCGCGGGCCGACCGGCTGCTCGCCGCCGGCATCGTCCTGCCGGCCATGACCCTCGCGGCCCTGCTCCTGGCGCTGGGCTTCGCGGCGCTCGCTGCCCCCCGGCTGATCCCGGCCGCCGTGGTGGGGCTCGGGGCGGTGGGTCTCGCCTACGGGCTGGTGCTCGAACGGGCGCGGGACCGGCAGGACCTGCGGCTGCGCTCCAGTGCACGGGCGGAGGACAATTTGAACGACCTCGTCCGGCGCCTGCCGGCGGTGCGCAGCCACGGGGCCGCCGCCCTGGAGCGGGGACGCATCGCCTCCCGCGTCGCCGCGATGCGGACCAACGTGGCCCGGGCCGAGGCGCGGCTGGCCTACGCGCGGGCGCCGGCGCTGGCGCTGGCGGTGATCCTGCCGGCGATCGCGGTCGGGACGGCGCTGTGGCGCTCGACCGGGCCCGGTGCCGCCCCGGTCCCGCCGGTGGACCCGGCCGCGCTCCTGGCGGCGACCGGCGCCTTCGGCCTGGCCGGTTGGCTCGCGGCCATCTGCGCCCGCCTGTGGACGGTGCGCCGGGCGGTGCGCCCCCGCTTCCGCGACCTCGCCCGCATCATCGCGGCCCTCGAAGGCCGGCGGGCGCGGGCCGCCCGGACCGGCACCGCGCTGCCGCTGCCGCGGTCAGGGATCCTGGCGACGGAGGGGGTCGGGGCCTTCGATCCGGCGACGGGCGAGCGCCTGACGGGCGTCGACGTGGCGTTCCCCATGCCGGGCCACGTGGCGATCACCGGCAGCCGCGGCAGCGGCGCCCGGGCGCTGGCCGCCGTCCTGGCCGGGCAGGTCGAGCCGACCGCGGGCGCCGTCACCTACGGGGGCACGGATCTGCGCGTCTTCGACGCCGCGGAGCGCGCCCGCCGGATCGCCTTCGCGGCGGGAGAGGCCATCCTGATGGCGGGCTCGCTCCGGCAGAACCTGCTCTACGGCACCGATCCGGCTCACGCGCCCGACGAGATCGGGCTGATCGGGATCTGCCGCCTCACGGGGCTGGACGGGTTCGTCTACGCCCGCGGTCTGACCGGACGGCTGGATCCGACGGCGCAGCCGCGGCTTGCGGCCGCGATCGTCGCCGCCCGCCGGACCATGCGGCAGGCGCTCGCCGCCAAGGGGGCCGAGCGCCTCGTGGAGCCGTTCGATCCGGACCGATACAATCATCAGGCGAATGTCGGCGAGAACATCCTGTTCGGCGAACCGGTCGGCGGCGCCTTCGCGCCCCTGCGCTTCGCCCGCCACCCCTACCTGCGGGCGGTGCTGGAGGCCGAGGAACTGGTGCGCCCGCTCACGGAGATCGGCCTGTCGGTCGCCCGCAGCACCGTGGAGATCTTCGCCGACCTGCCCAACGACCACCCGCTGTTCGACGCCTACTCGCTGTTCCAGGCCGCCGAGCGGGGCTACTTCGAAGACCTCGTGGCGCGGCTGCCGAACGCCGCGAGCCTGCGCCGGGGTCCCGCGGGCCAGCGCGACCGCACGCGCCTGATCGGGCTCGCGCTGCGCTACAGCGAGACCCGCCACCGCTTCGGCCTGATCGACGCCGCCTTCGAGGAGCGTCTGGTCCAGGCGCGCCGCTCCTTCGCCCGGATGCTCCCGCCCCACCTCGCGGGCGCGGTGGAGTTCCACGATCCGTCCCGGGTCAACCCGGCCGCCAGCCTGGAGGAGAACCTGCTGTTCGGCCGCATCAGCCTCGGCGAGGCCAACGCCGAGCCCCGGGTCCGCGAACTGGTGCGGCGCGTGCTCGCCGACGAGGGGCTCGAAGCCTCGGTCTACGGGCTCGGCCTGGACAGCAGGGTCGAGATCCAGCCCGGCACCGGCGCGCTCGCGGACGGCACGATCAACGCGCGCGAGCGGGTGGCGATCGAGCTGAGCCGGTGCCTCGCGCGCGAGCCCGACATCCTCGTCGTCGCGATCGCCGCCGACGAGCGCAAGGCCGAGGGGCTGCGCGACCGCCTCGCCCGGCTGCGGCAGGCGCGGGCCGATCGCGGCTTCATCGTCTGCCTGCCCGAGACGGGCGTGCCCGAAGGCGCCGAACCGTTCGACGCGGTCGTTGTCGTGGAGAACAGCGCGGTGGTCGCGCCGCTGCACATGCCGGAGGAGGCGGAGCCTGCTCCGGTCGGTTGA
- a CDS encoding helix-turn-helix domain-containing protein: MTFVPRSHFTTASLPERDRFEAWRALFSAHDLDADPQGFSGKIETTLIGSLALRVMNAAPQGPGRSRSRIRRDGQDGFVLHLSRHAYSVETERGVIDVPAGAISLNDLSQPYRRSRVPETDSLIVALPRASVASVLPDEDTLHGLILQGGAGRLLADHVRSLAAHSHAIATVDAAHVAQATLHMLAACARPSLESIGRAGAPLDAVRLRAAKQLLRRQLSTPLRIDALAKTLGMSRSQLYRLFEPEGGVAHYLARQRLAAVRAALDEPLERRSIGEIGEAFGFGSSAVLSRAFRQAYGLSPRDYRASVGGA; this comes from the coding sequence GTGACCTTCGTACCTCGGTCCCACTTCACGACTGCGAGCCTTCCCGAGCGCGACCGGTTCGAGGCTTGGCGCGCCCTGTTCTCCGCGCACGATCTCGATGCAGACCCACAGGGCTTCTCGGGCAAGATCGAGACGACCCTGATCGGCTCGTTGGCCCTGCGCGTCATGAATGCCGCGCCCCAGGGGCCCGGCCGGTCCCGATCCCGGATCCGGCGCGACGGCCAGGACGGCTTCGTCCTGCACCTGAGCCGGCACGCCTACAGCGTCGAGACCGAACGCGGCGTGATCGACGTTCCGGCGGGCGCCATCAGCCTCAACGACCTGTCCCAGCCCTATCGCCGCAGCCGGGTGCCGGAGACGGACTCGCTGATCGTCGCGCTGCCGCGGGCGTCCGTCGCCTCCGTGCTGCCCGACGAGGACACGTTGCACGGACTCATCCTGCAGGGCGGTGCGGGCCGCCTCCTGGCCGATCACGTGCGAAGCCTGGCCGCGCACAGCCACGCGATCGCGACGGTCGACGCGGCCCACGTCGCCCAGGCCACGCTCCACATGCTCGCGGCCTGCGCGCGCCCGAGCCTGGAATCCATCGGGCGCGCCGGCGCGCCGCTCGATGCCGTCCGGCTCAGGGCCGCGAAGCAGCTCCTCCGGCGCCAGCTCTCCACGCCGCTCCGGATCGACGCGCTCGCGAAGACCCTCGGCATGTCGCGCTCGCAACTCTACCGCCTGTTCGAACCGGAGGGCGGAGTGGCGCACTACCTCGCCCGTCAGCGCCTCGCTGCGGTACGGGCGGCCCTGGACGAACCCCTCGAGCGGCGGTCCATCGGCGAGATCGGGGAGGCCTTCGGCTTCGGGAGCAGCGCGGTCCTCAGCCGTGCGTTCCGGCAGGCCTACGGCTTGAGTCCGCGCGACTACCGGGCGTCGGTCGGCGGCGCCTGA
- a CDS encoding cytochrome c3 family protein yields the protein MAQLFTPGADALYRLALMTGVACLVGLPVLAAGIVRSNYVTGVGIAPSQPLPFSHKHHSGELGIDCRYCHTTVEKEATAGIPPTHTCMTCHSQIWTGSDMLKPVRDSYAQDKPLEWKRLNKLPQYVYYNHSVHVTKGIGCSTCHGDVTSMQMTYRANAFEMQFCLDCHRAPEKYVRTPDQVWNMTWTPPADQATLGPKLVAQNHIRGGARLTECGICHR from the coding sequence ATGGCGCAGCTGTTCACGCCCGGCGCCGACGCGCTCTATCGCCTGGCGCTCATGACCGGCGTCGCCTGCCTCGTCGGACTCCCGGTCCTGGCGGCCGGGATCGTGCGCTCGAACTACGTGACCGGCGTCGGTATCGCGCCGTCCCAGCCGCTGCCGTTCAGCCACAAGCACCATTCCGGTGAACTCGGCATCGATTGCCGCTACTGCCACACCACCGTCGAGAAGGAGGCCACCGCCGGCATCCCGCCGACGCACACCTGCATGACCTGCCACTCGCAGATCTGGACCGGCTCCGACATGCTCAAGCCGGTGCGCGACAGCTACGCGCAGGACAAGCCGCTGGAGTGGAAGCGCCTGAACAAGCTGCCGCAATACGTCTACTACAACCACTCCGTCCACGTGACGAAGGGGATCGGCTGCTCCACCTGCCACGGCGACGTGACGTCGATGCAGATGACCTACCGGGCCAACGCCTTCGAGATGCAGTTCTGCCTCGATTGCCACAGGGCGCCGGAGAAGTATGTGCGCACTCCGGACCAAGTCTGGAACATGACTTGGACGCCGCCGGCCGATCAGGCGACGCTCGGTCCGAAGCTCGTGGCGCAGAACCATATCCGCGGCGGCGCTCGGCTCACTGAATGCGGGATCTGCCATCGATGA